A genome region from Pseudomonas helmanticensis includes the following:
- a CDS encoding isocitrate lyase/PEP mutase family protein, with product MDAAALQEQVLRAHAFKALHDRPGIFVIPNPWDAGSAKMLASLGYQALATTSAGYAFSQGKADGALSLEETLANVRAIVAATDLPVAVDLENGFADDPTESAKSLLRAAEAGAVGGSIEDATGRPDAPIYCFEHAVARIEAAVAAVRTLPFPFMLTARAENYLHGNPDINDTIRRLKAFADAGADVLYAPGLRSAEEVLAVVRAVAPKPVNVLMSGGLKLTVQQLEEMGVRRVSTGSALALAAFGEFFRAAEEIQQSGTFGFTSHSMPYAKANQFFKG from the coding sequence ATGGACGCCGCAGCCCTTCAAGAACAAGTCCTTAGAGCCCACGCCTTCAAAGCCCTGCATGACCGTCCGGGGATTTTCGTCATTCCCAATCCGTGGGATGCGGGTTCGGCGAAGATGCTCGCCAGTCTCGGCTATCAGGCCTTGGCAACGACCAGCGCCGGTTATGCGTTTTCCCAAGGCAAGGCCGATGGCGCGTTGAGTCTCGAAGAGACCTTGGCCAATGTCCGCGCGATTGTCGCCGCAACGGATTTGCCAGTGGCAGTGGATCTGGAAAACGGTTTCGCCGACGACCCGACCGAATCCGCGAAAAGCTTGCTGCGCGCAGCCGAGGCGGGCGCCGTCGGTGGCTCGATTGAAGACGCCACGGGTCGGCCGGACGCGCCGATCTATTGTTTCGAACACGCCGTGGCGCGCATCGAAGCCGCCGTCGCCGCCGTGCGCACGTTGCCGTTTCCCTTCATGCTTACCGCGCGTGCGGAGAACTATCTGCACGGCAATCCTGATATCAACGACACCATTCGCCGCTTGAAGGCTTTCGCCGACGCGGGCGCCGACGTGCTGTACGCGCCGGGTTTGCGCAGCGCCGAAGAAGTGCTGGCGGTGGTGCGTGCGGTGGCGCCGAAACCGGTCAATGTGTTGATGTCCGGAGGTTTGAAGCTGACCGTGCAGCAACTCGAAGAAATGGGCGTGCGCCGCGTCAGCACCGGTTCGGCGCTGGCGCTGGCGGCGTTCGGCGAGTTCTTTCGCGCGGCTGAAGAAATTCAGCAGTCCGGCACGTTCGGGTTTACCTCGCACTCGATGCCGTACGCCAAGGCCAATCAGTTTTTCAAAGGCTGA
- a CDS encoding flavohemoglobin expression-modulating QEGLA motif protein: MLSDRIVLAQTPIRVLDAVKWDENIRKGFLKAKGKEMPAVDRDYYLNRPLSFDSSKVKLEFQNIERDITRQLGQFNPVGQIMRRMCKEYRMVVRMLEARGTEDFGLISQELYGAASDAFHAGDPTLADLGLMMSDYLNNIDGRGDLKDEPKVLTAKDAVHLLQTRLNKVFGEAEETIRVFESDGIVADAAAGADYIKIRTDAMFNDRDVRALEVHEGLVHVGTTLNGLNQPICTFLSKGPPSSTVTQEGLAILMEIITFASYPSRLRKLTNRTRAIHMVEEGADFLQVFEFFREQGFEMAESYGNASRVFRGSTPTGLPFTKDLSYLKGFIMVYNYIQLAVRKGKLEQIPLLFCGKTTLEDMRTLRQLVDEGLVVAPKYLPEQFRDLNALSAWMCFSNFLNHLSLDRIEADYSNIL; encoded by the coding sequence ATGTTGTCCGACCGCATTGTGCTGGCGCAGACGCCGATCCGTGTGCTCGACGCGGTCAAGTGGGACGAGAACATCCGCAAGGGTTTCCTCAAGGCCAAAGGCAAGGAAATGCCGGCGGTGGATCGCGACTACTACCTCAATCGGCCGCTGAGTTTCGATTCGAGCAAGGTCAAACTGGAATTCCAGAACATCGAGCGCGACATCACCCGCCAGCTCGGCCAGTTCAACCCGGTCGGGCAGATCATGCGGCGCATGTGCAAGGAATACCGCATGGTCGTGCGCATGCTCGAAGCGCGCGGCACCGAGGATTTCGGCCTGATCTCGCAAGAGCTGTACGGCGCCGCCTCCGACGCCTTCCACGCCGGTGACCCGACCCTTGCCGACCTCGGCCTGATGATGTCCGATTACCTCAACAACATCGACGGCCGTGGCGATCTGAAGGACGAGCCGAAAGTCCTCACCGCCAAGGACGCCGTGCACCTGCTGCAAACCCGTCTGAACAAGGTGTTCGGCGAGGCCGAGGAGACCATCCGCGTGTTCGAGTCCGACGGTATCGTTGCCGACGCGGCGGCGGGCGCCGACTACATCAAGATCCGCACCGACGCGATGTTCAACGATAGAGACGTGCGTGCGCTGGAAGTCCATGAAGGCCTGGTGCACGTTGGCACCACGCTCAACGGTCTGAACCAGCCGATCTGCACCTTCCTCTCTAAAGGCCCGCCGTCGTCGACGGTGACCCAGGAAGGCCTGGCGATCCTCATGGAAATCATCACCTTCGCCTCCTACCCGAGCCGTCTGCGCAAGTTGACCAACCGCACCCGCGCCATTCACATGGTCGAGGAGGGCGCCGACTTCCTGCAGGTCTTCGAATTCTTCCGCGAGCAGGGATTCGAAATGGCGGAAAGTTACGGCAACGCCAGTCGGGTATTCCGTGGATCGACGCCAACCGGTCTGCCATTTACCAAAGACTTGTCCTATCTCAAGGGCTTTATCATGGTTTACAACTACATTCAGTTGGCCGTGCGTAAGGGCAAGCTTGAGCAGATTCCGTTGTTGTTCTGCGGCAAGACCACGCTGGAAGACATGCGTACCTTGCGCCAGTTGGTGGATGAGGGGCTGGTGGTGGCGCCGAAGTATCTGCCGGAGCAGTTCCGCGATCTGAATGCGTTGTCGGCGTGGATGTGCTTCTCCAACTTCCTCAATCACTTGAGCCTGGACCGGATCGAAGCCGACTACTCGAACATCCTCTAA
- a CDS encoding DUF72 domain-containing protein produces the protein MALPYYLGCPSWSENAWRDYLYPADAKTSDFLGLYSQVFNAVEGNTTFYASPSPATVQRWAEIMPVHFRFTAKFPGDISHGGDLREQLTAAETFLQLLKPLGERVSPLWLQLSKSFTPQRLPELAAFIDALDCPLAVEVRHEQFFAKGESERLLNRLLLDRGVERICLDPRALFSCLSTESSVIHAQSKKPRVPTRPAAFTQFPQVRFIGHPELEANDTFLVPWVAKIAEWIEEGRTPYIFLHTADNLMAAKLAQRFHAQLMQRLPGLPALPELYREPAAEQLGLL, from the coding sequence ATGGCGCTGCCTTACTACCTCGGTTGTCCGTCCTGGAGCGAAAACGCCTGGCGCGATTATCTGTACCCGGCAGACGCCAAGACCTCTGACTTCCTCGGTCTCTATTCTCAAGTGTTCAACGCAGTGGAAGGCAACACGACCTTCTACGCCAGCCCGTCGCCCGCCACTGTGCAGCGTTGGGCCGAGATCATGCCGGTGCACTTTCGCTTCACCGCCAAATTTCCCGGCGACATCAGCCATGGCGGCGACTTGCGTGAACAACTGACCGCTGCCGAAACCTTCCTGCAATTACTCAAACCGCTCGGCGAGCGTGTCTCGCCGCTGTGGCTGCAATTGTCGAAAAGCTTCACGCCGCAGCGTCTGCCGGAACTGGCGGCGTTCATTGATGCGCTGGATTGCCCGTTGGCCGTTGAAGTCCGTCATGAGCAATTCTTCGCCAAGGGTGAAAGCGAGCGACTGCTCAATCGTCTGCTGCTCGATCGTGGCGTCGAGCGCATTTGCCTCGATCCCCGGGCGCTGTTCAGTTGCCTGTCGACCGAGTCTTCGGTGATCCACGCGCAATCGAAAAAGCCCCGCGTACCGACACGTCCGGCGGCGTTCACCCAGTTCCCGCAGGTGCGTTTCATCGGCCATCCCGAGCTTGAAGCCAACGACACGTTCCTCGTGCCATGGGTGGCGAAAATCGCCGAGTGGATTGAAGAGGGGCGCACGCCGTACATCTTCCTGCACACCGCCGACAACCTCATGGCAGCGAAGCTGGCGCAACGTTTTCATGCACAACTGATGCAACGTTTGCCTGGCTTGCCGGCGCTGCCTGAGCTATACAGAGAACCCGCCGCGGAGCAACTTGGCCTGCTCTGA
- a CDS encoding extensin family protein produces the protein MGRWIALLLLLIVGGALLSVWRGWLEVPPQWNPWAPLDVKAAPNWLTGYKLMSLRSDPQLCAQALSSSELRVTRQSDSPDAKCPLIGALRVQGGEVVLSSSFLASCPLAVAYALFERHTLQPAAQAVYGEKVVRLDHLGSFACRNIYNRENGALSRHASADALDIAGFRLADGRTVSVLKDWPKQSQDAAFLRQVRDGACEAFSVVLSPDYNAAHRNHFHVDVGRWSVCR, from the coding sequence ATGGGGCGCTGGATTGCGTTGCTGCTGTTGCTGATCGTTGGCGGCGCGTTGCTCAGTGTCTGGCGCGGTTGGCTTGAGGTCCCGCCGCAGTGGAATCCATGGGCGCCACTGGACGTGAAGGCCGCGCCCAATTGGCTGACCGGCTACAAGCTCATGAGTTTGCGCAGTGACCCGCAACTCTGCGCCCAGGCATTGAGCAGCTCTGAATTGCGCGTCACGCGGCAATCCGACAGTCCCGACGCCAAGTGTCCGCTGATCGGCGCACTGCGCGTACAGGGTGGCGAGGTGGTGCTGAGCAGCAGTTTCCTCGCCAGTTGCCCGTTGGCGGTGGCCTACGCGCTGTTCGAGCGCCACACCCTGCAACCCGCCGCGCAAGCCGTTTACGGCGAGAAGGTCGTGCGCCTCGATCATCTCGGCAGCTTTGCCTGCCGCAATATCTACAACCGCGAAAATGGCGCGCTCAGCCGCCACGCCAGCGCCGATGCGCTGGATATCGCTGGTTTCCGTCTGGCTGACGGGCGCACCGTCAGCGTGCTCAAGGACTGGCCGAAGCAAAGTCAGGACGCAGCGTTTCTGCGCCAGGTGCGTGACGGCGCCTGCGAGGCGTTCAGTGTGGTCTTGAGTCCGGATTACAACGCCGCCCATCGCAATCATTTTCATGTCGATGTCGGGCGTTGGAGTGTCTGTCGCTGA
- a CDS encoding energy transducer TonB, with protein sequence MSGILPTSIGYISPHGDFSRQNTQALSGVSHLWQDFFAQALAEQSSDVVPACGTFPPVDLNSPEEPTVGSELHAHIVSQRECDVVDTEVRPPEPLFLPIAEFETELLDKPLPPFPPEELKAQQTQQDFDSSWVRPVVINNGQPTPEPGPAPQKKPLYLPIAEFDLDLMQKPFPPFPPEEIVEQQKALDFDNGWARPIVLQNLRLAA encoded by the coding sequence ATGTCAGGCATTCTTCCCACATCGATTGGCTACATCTCGCCCCATGGCGACTTCAGCCGTCAAAATACTCAAGCACTGAGCGGCGTCAGCCATCTGTGGCAAGATTTCTTTGCCCAGGCGCTGGCTGAACAGTCGAGTGATGTGGTGCCGGCCTGCGGCACGTTTCCACCGGTTGACCTGAACAGCCCTGAAGAGCCGACCGTCGGCAGCGAACTGCACGCGCACATTGTCAGCCAGCGCGAATGCGATGTGGTCGACACCGAAGTGCGTCCGCCAGAGCCGCTGTTCCTGCCGATCGCCGAGTTCGAAACAGAGCTGCTCGACAAGCCGCTCCCACCGTTCCCGCCAGAAGAACTCAAGGCTCAGCAAACCCAACAGGATTTCGACAGCAGCTGGGTACGTCCGGTCGTGATCAACAATGGTCAACCGACACCAGAACCTGGCCCGGCGCCGCAGAAGAAGCCGTTGTACCTGCCGATTGCCGAGTTCGACCTCGACTTGATGCAGAAACCTTTCCCGCCGTTCCCGCCGGAAGAAATCGTCGAGCAACAGAAGGCGCTGGACTTCGATAACGGCTGGGCACGCCCGATCGTTCTGCAGAACCTGCGCCTCGCCGCTTAA
- the adk gene encoding adenylate kinase has product MRVILLGAPGAGKGTQAKFITEKFGIPQISTGDMLRAAVKAGTPLGVQAKSIMDAGGLVSDDLIIALVQDRIAQPDCANGFLFDGFPRTIPQAEALVTAGVELDAVVEIAVEDEEIVQRIAGRRVHEASGRVYHIVYNPPKIAGKDDITGEELVQRKDDTEETVRHRLSVYHSQTKPLVEFYQSLSAKNAGKPKYSHIPGVGSVDAITAKVLAALS; this is encoded by the coding sequence ATGCGCGTCATTCTGCTGGGAGCTCCCGGGGCCGGTAAAGGTACTCAGGCAAAGTTCATCACCGAGAAATTCGGCATTCCGCAAATCTCCACCGGCGACATGCTGCGTGCTGCGGTCAAGGCCGGCACGCCGCTGGGCGTTCAAGCCAAGAGCATCATGGATGCCGGCGGCCTGGTGTCGGATGACCTGATCATCGCACTGGTTCAGGATCGCATCGCTCAGCCAGACTGCGCCAACGGCTTCCTGTTCGACGGCTTCCCGCGCACCATTCCTCAGGCTGAAGCACTGGTGACTGCCGGCGTTGAGCTGGATGCAGTGGTTGAAATCGCCGTTGAAGACGAAGAAATCGTGCAACGCATCGCCGGTCGTCGTGTTCACGAAGCCAGCGGCCGCGTTTACCACATCGTCTATAACCCGCCGAAAATCGCTGGCAAAGACGATATCACCGGCGAAGAGCTGGTACAGCGCAAGGACGACACCGAAGAAACCGTGCGTCATCGCCTGTCGGTCTACCATTCGCAGACCAAGCCGCTGGTGGAGTTCTACCAGAGCCTGTCCGCGAAAAACGCCGGCAAGCCGAAGTACAGCCACATCCCGGGCGTTGGTTCGGTTGATGCAATCACCGCCAAGGTGCTCGCAGCGCTGAGCTGA
- a CDS encoding OmpA family protein encodes MRKQLMIPALLAASVALAACSTPPNPNLENARTNYSGLQANPQASKVAALETKDASDYLDKADKAYLDKQDAAKVDQLAYLTNQRVEVAKQTIALRTAEANLKNASAQRAQARLDARDQQIKQLQDSLNAKQTDRGTLVTFGDVLFATDRADLKSSGLVNINKLAQFLQENPDRKVIVEGYTDSTGTASHNQTLSERRANSVRTALVKMGVDPARIVAQGYGKEYPVAENGSVSGRAMNRRVEVTISNDNQPVVPRSAVSSN; translated from the coding sequence ATGCGTAAGCAACTGATGATCCCCGCTCTTCTGGCCGCAAGCGTCGCTCTGGCTGCCTGCTCCACTCCGCCTAATCCGAACCTGGAAAACGCGCGCACCAACTACTCGGGTCTGCAAGCCAACCCACAGGCGAGCAAAGTCGCGGCGCTGGAAACCAAAGACGCCAGTGATTACCTGGACAAGGCCGACAAGGCTTATCTGGACAAACAAGACGCGGCCAAGGTTGACCAACTGGCTTACCTGACCAACCAGCGCGTGGAAGTGGCCAAACAGACCATCGCCCTGCGCACTGCCGAGGCCAACCTGAAAAACGCTTCGGCACAACGTGCTCAAGCCCGTCTGGATGCTCGCGATCAGCAGATCAAACAGCTGCAGGACAGCCTGAACGCCAAGCAGACCGATCGCGGTACGCTGGTGACCTTCGGTGACGTGCTGTTCGCCACCGACCGTGCCGACCTGAAATCCAGCGGTCTGGTCAACATCAACAAACTGGCGCAGTTCCTTCAGGAAAACCCGGATCGCAAAGTGATCGTCGAGGGTTACACCGACAGCACCGGTACTGCCAGCCACAACCAGACGCTGTCTGAGCGTCGCGCTAACTCCGTGCGTACCGCTCTGGTGAAAATGGGCGTTGATCCAGCGCGCATCGTTGCTCAGGGCTACGGCAAGGAATACCCGGTTGCCGAGAACGGCAGCGTGTCCGGCCGTGCGATGAACCGCCGTGTGGAAGTGACCATTTCCAACGACAACCAGCCGGTTGTGCCACGTTCGGCGGTTAGCTCGAACTAA
- the ppc gene encoding phosphoenolpyruvate carboxylase yields the protein MTDIDARLREDVHLLGELLGNTIRDQYGEAFLDKIEQIRKGAKADRRGSMDAELSASLNQLSEDELLPVARAFNQFLNLANIAEQYQLIHRREESQPAPFESRVLPELLARLRNEGHSAESLARQLARLEIELVLTAHPTEVARRTLIQKYDAIAGQLAAQDHRDLTSAEREQIQNTLQRLIAEAWHTEEIRRTRPTPVDEAKWGFAVIEHSLWQAIPHHMRKADQALFAATGLRLPLEAAPIRFASWMGGDRDGNPNVTAAVTREVLLLARWMAADLYLRDVDHLAAELSMQQASDALKAKAGDSAEPYRAVLKQLRERLRATRNWAHAALTAPTPAPADVLHNNRDLLDPLELCFNSLHECGMGVIADGPLLDCLRRAVTFGLFLVRLDVRQDSSRHSSAMTEITDYLGLGRYEDWDEEQRIAFLTRELNNRRPLLPAHFKPSADTAEVLNTCKEIAAAPGASLGSYVISMAGAASDVLAVQLLLKESGVLRPMRVVPLFETLADLDNAGPVMERLLLLPGYRARLQGPQEVMIGYSDSAKDAGTTAAAWAQYRAQERLVEICREQEVELLLFHGRGGTVGRGGGPAHAAILSQPPGSVAGRFRTTEQGEMIRFKFGLPDIAEQNLNLYLAAVLEATLLPPPPPTPEWRHLMDELAADGVSAYRQVVRENPQFVEYFRQSTPEQELGRLPLGSRPAKRRAGGIESLRAIPWIFGWTQTRLMLPAWLGWESALSKALERGEGELLGQMREQWPFFRTRIDMLEMVLAKADADIALSYDERLVEPDLLPLGAQLRDLLSQACAVVLGLTGQSQLLAHSPDTLEFIRLRNTYLDPLHLLQAELLARSRQQNVEQGSPVEQALLVSVAGIAAGLRNTG from the coding sequence ATGACCGATATTGATGCACGCTTGCGCGAAGACGTTCACCTGCTCGGAGAGCTGTTGGGCAACACCATTCGAGACCAGTACGGCGAGGCGTTCCTCGACAAGATCGAGCAGATTCGCAAAGGCGCCAAGGCCGATCGCCGTGGCTCGATGGACGCTGAACTGAGCGCCAGCCTCAATCAATTGAGCGAAGACGAATTGCTCCCCGTGGCGCGGGCGTTCAACCAGTTTCTCAACCTGGCGAACATCGCCGAGCAGTATCAATTGATCCATCGCCGCGAAGAATCGCAGCCGGCGCCGTTCGAATCGCGCGTGCTGCCTGAGTTGCTCGCGCGTTTGCGCAATGAAGGCCACAGCGCCGAATCGCTGGCCCGGCAACTGGCGCGGCTGGAAATCGAACTGGTGCTGACCGCGCACCCCACCGAAGTGGCGCGGCGCACGCTGATCCAGAAGTACGACGCGATCGCCGGGCAACTCGCCGCCCAGGATCATCGCGACCTGACCAGCGCCGAACGCGAACAGATTCAAAACACCCTGCAACGGCTGATCGCCGAAGCCTGGCACACCGAAGAAATCCGCCGCACGCGCCCGACGCCGGTCGATGAAGCCAAATGGGGTTTTGCGGTGATCGAGCATTCGCTGTGGCAGGCGATCCCCCACCATATGCGCAAGGCTGATCAGGCGCTGTTCGCCGCCACAGGCCTGCGTTTGCCGCTGGAAGCTGCGCCGATCCGTTTCGCCTCGTGGATGGGCGGCGACCGTGACGGCAACCCCAATGTCACCGCTGCGGTGACTCGCGAAGTGTTGCTGCTGGCGCGCTGGATGGCCGCTGATTTGTACCTGCGCGATGTCGATCATCTGGCTGCCGAGCTGTCGATGCAACAGGCCAGCGATGCCTTGAAAGCCAAGGCTGGCGACAGCGCCGAACCGTATCGCGCGGTGCTCAAGCAATTGCGCGAACGCCTGCGGGCGACGCGCAATTGGGCGCATGCCGCATTGACTGCGCCGACACCGGCGCCTGCCGATGTGCTGCACAACAACCGTGATCTGCTCGACCCGCTGGAGCTGTGTTTCAACTCGCTGCACGAGTGCGGTATGGGCGTGATCGCCGACGGCCCGTTGCTCGATTGCCTGCGTCGCGCGGTGACCTTTGGCTTGTTCCTCGTGCGCCTCGACGTGCGGCAGGATTCGTCACGACACAGCTCGGCGATGACCGAAATCACCGATTATCTCGGCCTCGGTCGCTATGAAGATTGGGACGAAGAACAGCGCATCGCCTTCCTGACCCGTGAGCTGAACAATCGTCGGCCACTGCTGCCGGCGCACTTCAAGCCGTCGGCCGATACCGCCGAAGTGCTCAACACCTGCAAGGAAATCGCCGCCGCACCGGGTGCGTCGCTCGGCTCCTATGTGATCTCCATGGCTGGCGCCGCTTCCGACGTCCTCGCTGTGCAACTGCTGCTCAAAGAGTCTGGCGTGTTGCGGCCGATGCGCGTGGTGCCGCTGTTCGAAACCCTCGCCGACCTCGATAACGCCGGGCCGGTGATGGAGCGGTTGTTGCTGCTGCCGGGCTATCGCGCACGCCTGCAAGGCCCGCAGGAAGTGATGATCGGTTACTCCGACTCGGCCAAGGACGCCGGCACCACGGCGGCGGCCTGGGCGCAATATCGCGCGCAGGAAAGGCTGGTGGAAATTTGCCGTGAGCAAGAAGTTGAACTGCTGCTGTTCCACGGTCGTGGCGGCACGGTCGGCCGTGGCGGTGGCCCGGCGCACGCGGCGATTCTGTCGCAGCCACCGGGCTCGGTTGCGGGGCGTTTCCGTACCACCGAGCAAGGGGAAATGATTCGCTTCAAATTCGGCCTGCCGGACATCGCCGAGCAAAATCTCAATCTGTATCTCGCTGCCGTGCTGGAAGCGACGTTGCTGCCGCCGCCACCACCGACGCCTGAATGGCGGCATCTGATGGACGAATTGGCCGCCGACGGTGTCAGCGCTTACCGCCAGGTGGTGCGGGAAAACCCGCAGTTCGTCGAGTACTTCCGTCAGTCCACGCCGGAGCAGGAATTGGGCCGTTTGCCGCTCGGCAGTCGTCCGGCCAAACGTCGCGCCGGCGGCATCGAAAGCCTGCGGGCGATCCCGTGGATCTTTGGTTGGACGCAAACGCGGTTGATGCTGCCGGCGTGGCTGGGTTGGGAGTCGGCGTTGAGCAAAGCGCTGGAGCGTGGCGAAGGCGAGTTGCTCGGGCAGATGCGCGAGCAATGGCCGTTCTTCCGTACGCGCATCGACATGCTCGAAATGGTCCTGGCCAAGGCTGATGCGGACATCGCGTTGTCCTACGACGAGCGTCTGGTCGAGCCGGATCTGCTGCCGTTGGGCGCGCAGTTACGCGACCTATTGTCGCAGGCGTGCGCGGTGGTGCTTGGTCTGACTGGCCAGTCGCAATTGCTGGCACATAGCCCGGACACCCTCGAATTCATCCGTCTGCGCAACACTTACCTCGACCCGCTACATCTATTGCAAGCCGAACTGTTGGCCCGTTCGCGGCAGCAGAATGTCGAGCAGGGCAGCCCGGTGGAGCAGGCGCTGCTGGTGTCTGTGGCGGGGATCGCCGCTGGTCTGCGCAATACCGGCTAA
- a CDS encoding DUF4398 domain-containing protein, with protein MELKTMKNQTTFSHLRGLKLAALAIGTSFVLAGCAGNPPTEQYAVTQSAVNSAVSAGGTEFAAVEMKQAQDKLKQAEIAMHDKKYDEARTLAEQAEWDARVAERKAQAMKAEQAVKDSQKGVQELRQESQRTVQ; from the coding sequence ATGGAGTTGAAGACCATGAAAAACCAAACCACTTTCTCGCACTTGCGCGGTCTGAAACTGGCCGCTCTGGCCATCGGCACCAGCTTCGTGCTGGCCGGTTGCGCCGGTAATCCACCGACCGAGCAATACGCCGTGACCCAATCGGCGGTCAACAGTGCGGTCAGCGCTGGCGGTACCGAGTTCGCGGCGGTCGAAATGAAGCAAGCGCAGGACAAATTGAAACAAGCCGAAATCGCCATGCACGACAAGAAGTATGACGAAGCGCGCACCCTCGCCGAGCAAGCCGAATGGGACGCTCGTGTCGCCGAACGCAAGGCTCAGGCAATGAAAGCCGAACAGGCTGTGAAGGATTCCCAGAAAGGTGTTCAGGAACTGCGTCAGGAAAGCCAGCGCACCGTGCAGTAA
- a CDS encoding alpha/beta hydrolase, whose product MRILGIFCLLLTLSGCSSLLFYPEPGQIFTPEKAKLEYRTVTLVTADGLKLNAWWLPAKPGVEVKGTVLHLHGNGGNLPMHLGGSWWLPKNGYQVLLVDYRGYGLSEGEPSLPAIYQDIDAAFAWLDKAPEVKGKPLVLLGQSLGGSMAVHWLVQHPERQKQLKALVLDGVPASYRSVGQYALSTSWLTWPFQVPLSWLVPDGDSAINSMPQLNGVPKLIFHSIDDPLVPLSNGIRLYQAAPPPRVLQLTRGGHVQTFGDPVWRQVMLRYLDDPEHFNGLRRLGEIPNYPPPPNSEDESPQ is encoded by the coding sequence ATGAGAATCCTCGGCATTTTCTGCCTGCTCCTGACCCTCAGTGGTTGCAGCTCTTTGTTGTTCTACCCCGAACCCGGTCAGATTTTCACCCCGGAAAAAGCCAAGCTCGAATACCGCACCGTCACGCTGGTGACGGCGGATGGCCTGAAGCTCAACGCCTGGTGGCTGCCGGCCAAACCCGGTGTCGAGGTCAAAGGCACCGTCCTGCACCTGCACGGCAACGGCGGTAACCTGCCAATGCATTTGGGCGGCAGTTGGTGGTTGCCGAAAAACGGCTATCAAGTGCTGTTGGTCGACTATCGCGGTTATGGCCTGTCCGAGGGTGAGCCGAGTTTGCCGGCGATCTATCAGGACATCGACGCGGCGTTTGCCTGGCTCGACAAAGCGCCGGAAGTCAAAGGCAAACCGCTGGTGTTGCTCGGCCAGAGCCTCGGCGGTTCGATGGCCGTGCATTGGCTGGTGCAGCATCCAGAGCGGCAGAAACAGCTTAAGGCCTTGGTGCTCGACGGCGTGCCCGCCAGTTATCGCAGCGTCGGCCAATACGCCCTCAGTACTTCGTGGCTGACCTGGCCATTCCAGGTGCCGCTGTCGTGGCTGGTGCCGGACGGCGACAGCGCGATCAACTCGATGCCGCAGCTTAACGGCGTGCCGAAGCTGATCTTCCACAGCATCGACGATCCGCTGGTACCGCTTTCCAACGGCATCCGTCTGTATCAAGCTGCGCCGCCACCGCGCGTGCTGCAGTTGACCCGTGGCGGCCATGTGCAGACCTTCGGCGACCCGGTGTGGCGCCAGGTGATGCTGCGTTACCTCGACGATCCCGAACATTTCAACGGCCTGCGCCGCCTCGGCGAAATCCCCAATTACCCGCCACCCCCGAATTCTGAAGATGAGAGTCCGCAATGA
- the tsaB gene encoding tRNA (adenosine(37)-N6)-threonylcarbamoyltransferase complex dimerization subunit type 1 TsaB codes for MSTLLALDTATEACSVALLHDGKVTSHYEVIPRLHAQKLLPMIQQLLADAGTTLQAVDAIAFGRGPGAFTGVRIAIGVVQGLAFALERPVLPVSNLAVLAQRAFREHGVSQVAAAIDARMDEVYWGCYRETAGEMRLVGAEAVLPPEVVALPVDASGEWFGAGTGWGYAERIAVNLSESDAGMLPHAEDLLTLARFAWERGESIPADDAQPVYLRDKVATPKAR; via the coding sequence ATGAGCACCTTGCTGGCCCTGGACACCGCGACTGAAGCTTGCTCCGTTGCCTTGCTGCATGACGGCAAGGTCACGAGCCATTACGAGGTGATCCCGCGCCTGCACGCGCAGAAGCTGTTGCCGATGATCCAGCAACTGCTGGCCGATGCCGGCACCACGTTGCAAGCGGTCGATGCGATCGCCTTCGGTCGTGGGCCAGGCGCGTTTACCGGTGTGCGAATCGCCATTGGCGTGGTGCAAGGGCTGGCGTTCGCGCTGGAGCGTCCGGTGCTGCCGGTGTCCAATCTTGCGGTGCTGGCGCAGCGTGCCTTTCGTGAACACGGCGTGAGCCAGGTCGCCGCGGCCATCGATGCGCGGATGGATGAAGTCTATTGGGGCTGCTACCGCGAGACCGCAGGGGAGATGCGTTTGGTCGGTGCCGAAGCGGTGCTGCCGCCGGAAGTTGTCGCGTTGCCGGTCGATGCCAGTGGCGAGTGGTTTGGTGCCGGCACCGGTTGGGGATATGCCGAGCGCATCGCCGTCAATCTGAGCGAATCGGATGCCGGCATGCTGCCCCACGCCGAAGACTTGCTGACCCTGGCGCGTTTTGCTTGGGAACGCGGCGAGTCGATCCCGGCGGACGATGCGCAACCGGTTTACCTGCGCGATAAGGTCGCCACCCCCAAAGCCCGTTGA